tttatTGGTAAATTAACAATATGTTAGATGCCTGTTTTTGTCAGCATAAATTACACCTGCCCACGCTGCTGATGTGGCAGGTTTAGATTCACTACAGTACCTACATCAACTAATGGGGAGCAGTTTCATCTGCTCGGTAGCGTGTCAAGAGcattattttggtttctgtgtATCAAACAGTGCTGCGCAGCATTTTATAATGCTGTtccagagaagagaagcaggTAACAAGTCTATGGAAAGGGGATATTGTCATTGTTTTCATGTCCTTGGCTGCTGGGACCTGGACACCGCTTCTAGGTTAGAGCTGTCCTTGCTCAGGTTGGAAGAGTTGGAGGGGATCAACCCTTCCTGCACAAGTtggcaaagcagaaaagtaactttttttaggagaaaagtATTGAGATCATCAGCACGAGTAGCAGGAATAAAGGTCTCTGCCCAGGTTTCCTGGGCTGTGTTGTTGCTTGCTGCATCGCTCCCACCCCAAAtgtgtgctgcttctgccttgcTGATGTCTTTTTCAGTTGTAATCGTTCCCTCTCTGTGAACTGTACAAGCTCTTGGCTCACATTTTGAGCCGTCTGTCTGTTCTTCCTCATATCCGCATTGTTCCTTTGTAACCCGTACAAAATGCTCTTTGTGTATTATTTTGACTAGTACGTATTTCTCTAATCAGGCTTTTGGCTTGCACTGCTTCGCTAACCTCAGACTGCAGTCGTAGattttgcttgaaaaatctGCCTTAGACTGTGCTGACACACTTGCTTACCATTTTATTGTACCGTTCCCAGTCTTGAATGTGCCTCCATAAATTCACTCCGTGAAGGTTTCTTTTGCCCCCCAGAGATAGCAGCCTACTTCCCAAATCAGAAAAAGTTTCAAATCTCATCTTATCTTTAACTAACTTCTGTTGGGCGTGATGAGAGGTGACACTGGacctcctccctccaccctgGGACACCATGTGGGTTGTAGCCACTGGGATGGAGCTCGTGCCCCCCCACAGCTGTGGTTGGCCTCTGGTGAAGCCCTTGCCGGGCAATAGCACATCCCTTCACTGGAAGCTCAGCCCTCACAGGCTCGTGGTaggagctgccccagcccccagaAGAAGCCAAGGTCTTCTGTAAGCTTTCCACTCAAGATCTGGCTAAGGCAAAAGTAATTGTCTCCTAATCATAGACCTTTAGGAACTGCTGCTAATAGACACATTAGCAGAGACAAGGACCCTGACTGTTACGGCTTTCACCCAGCTGGTGTGCTTGCATGGGGTAGATCTACACTGCATTTGACGTGTTTAATTGCTATTGCTCCTTACCCATCAGCTTGAGTTCAAGTCACATTAGCTACCAGAGTGTTCAAAGGTAGGATTTTATCCTGCTCTGTTGTTGCACTACAGCTAATTTGTCAGGCACCATCCTCAAGAAGCTGAAACCCTCCACGATCTTCAGGGAGCTGAGGGTTCTAACACAACTGAGAAAAGCTCAGAAACTTCTCTTAAACCTGACTCTGACACAATAGTCCAGAGCTTGGTCAACTGCTGAGTAGGAATGGTAGTAATCTGAAGCTATCTTGGTAGAGTACTCTTTCTGCACCATAAGTCCTGAGTATAATGACACCTCAATGCCAAAGCAGGTGCAATCCCACAACGTATTACAGTGAAAAAGGTTTGGTTTCCATTCGCTAGAGCCTCTATGGCAGAGCCAGCCAGCCATTTAGGCACACGGCTACTTACAAACTATCCCTTTCAGAGCTGTGCCACTGCACGGAGCAGTAGATTAAGATTTACTACTACTGTGCACGAAGCAGCTAGTTGCCTTGCACATGCATTTAATGGCGTGATACTGGAGGCCAGTCACTCACCTCTGGAGGCCATGAGCAGTGCTACCTACATCTAGCTTTCAGTCACGCTGGGCTTTCAATGAAGGTCTGCACCAAGTCTATAGCACCGTCTCTCCACCCCTGCACCAGCCCAACAACACTCCTCTTACTGATCTTCTTATTGCTGACAAAGCGTGTAACACTTGGCTTTAGGATATATCAACAAGCAAAGCTTTATTGAATCGATACTCAGTATTAAAAGTGTTACAGTGTGATacacaaagcaaggaaaaaagcagtgctttttaaaaaaaaaaaaaaaaaaaaatcctgtgaatGTATGGCCCAAGCACTACAGTAACTAGTATCTGTTTCACAGTAGTTAGTAGCATTTAGGAAACTCTCTTCTTTCTTGTAGCAGGATCTCAGCAGAGCCATAAGGGGTTTTGACATGTGCCCCCTCACTGGGCGTGGACGAGGGCACCTGCTCCCTGGCCATACCCAAATCCCTTGGGGCCAAAGTTCTTCGCGTAACAACCTGCGAGGAAAATGAACACATAGTAGCTGAGGCTTCTGGCTCCTTAATTAAGAACAGCAGTCTACGCTAAAGCTCTCGGCCACTTCCCATTAGTCACCAGAACATCCCCAGCAAAAGTAGCGCTTAAAAACCTTTTGTTTAAGCTGCGTAACTGCCATGACTGAACTCAGTAGCCGTGGCTGTTTGGTCTGCGTAGCTCCCAACCTGCTCTGTGAAAGCAATTACTATATCAGTTCTCTGTCTAAATATCTGTTAAGACATATGTTGTCATCAAACTACTGTGTGGATCAAGTTTATAGCCATGACATCATGCAAGAAGACATGGCAAGAAGACATGGATGCTTGGTAGCTCCTTTCCTTACTCTGATCTGCTCTCTGACCTAGGCAGAGGGCATGGGCTGCTGCGTATCTCAGTATGTGGTGTCCCACTTGATGCAGATGTAAGCTACATCAGCAGTTCAGTAATGTTTAGTTCATTTCTCAGCTCTATTGCTATGACTCATTTCCATCTTGACAGGAGCCCGAAAGCTTCTTATACCAGGAATAAATTCTGCATCTGTCCTTGTAACACATTACCTTGAACCATAAACAAAtgatctttgtttctttcctcaccTTTACAATAgatttctccctctttttcagTTAGGGTTGTAGATTCTAGGCTTTTTCCACACTTGGCACATCGGAAGCAGTTTTTGTGCCATGGCtagggaagtaaaaaaaaaaaaaaaaggaaaaaaaagaaaaatagtttaaatacaCAGAATGCCTgagtcagtaaaaaaaaaaaatgcattaactgGAGATGCCTGCATCAGTATTGTTTATAGATAACTGGTGCAATAAAAACCAGTTCAAgtgcaccagcagcagagagcatcTGCATTTCTGCAAGTGGCCCGAAGCCCCGAATCCCACACAGCATCCTGCTTGGGGCAGCATTTTGAAAGGTTCGGGCTTGCTCAAACCAATTCAGAGCAGATCTTGTCTCTCTGTAACGAGTCAGACAGCTGGCAGACTGACACACAGTTTTACATGGTATTTTCAGAGAACATCCTCTTTCTTCCGAAATGTTTAGCTTCCACCATAAGCTGCACGCAACAAGACTGTTCCCTCTTCTGCACTCCTGTAGTCTGCTTCAAGTCTCTGGCACAAGACGATATTGAAGCTTCGTCTCTGAAATCCAAGGTGAGCCCTCATCACCCTGCATTTCAAGTGCTTTTTGTTCAATTAAGTCAATTGATTTGAGTATTTCCAATGCtaagaaatgcaattttaagGAAACTCTGCCCCACAGTTGGTTCCCTACTGGAACCTACATAACACACCTTGCTCGCTTTAAAGTCCACGTAGCAGGTGCAGAATGGCACACGCAGTTCCTTACCTTTCCAGCTCCTATTACTTTCTCTGCTGCGTAAACGGAATCGCCACACCTAGAGCATTTCTCTGCCCCGCCGAACTTCTGAGCAAACTTTGAAGTGTTCGGATTTGTTGTGGGTCGGTGGGGAGAGGGCGTGCTGAAAGAAACGGGACGTTTGttgtctttactttttttacCAAATGACCTCTTGCTCTTCTTAACAACACTAACAGAGCAGCATCCAACACACAGTACAGAATACAGTACTTCTGCAAAACTGGAGAGGTTAGTTACCAGCAAGGCTATCCAATTACACTtggtagcagaaaaaaaaaccccaaaacaagaagagaaaggCCATGCTTCAAATGATAAAAAGAAGCTACTGTAAAAGCTAGTTTTCTGAAGAGCCTTTACCTTTTCACTTCTGTAGAAGTGCTGAATTCTGTATCAGGACATGGATTTATCAGATAGTAAGCTAATATATAATTCTGTTAAATTCCTGTCCACTGATCATCACCTGGAACCTGAACTGATCACTGAACCTAGCGGCAGAACATACATCATATAAACATCAAGCAATAACTTGGGAACTTGCATGAAGCAAGTTGTGAGACATACCTCAGCTTCTTTCCACATGCTTTGCTTTACAGCAAGAACTTAATCAGACTAGGAATGTAGACTATTTAATAGGCCTTTAATAGACTATTTAATAGGCCTTTTGGTTTTGGCTATAATTAAGCACAAATGGCACAGTCAAAAATTCATTCCTCTTGTAGCCCTAGATTCTCAGCTCTCCGAATCCATCCCTGCCAGAACCTGCTGAACATTCGCATTTGCAGCTTATTTAGGGGAGCGACTCAAGACCCACAGTCACCTCTGCGGGCTCATTCAGAGACATCAGCAGCTCCGTAATCCAGTCCCCTATGGCTCATGCATAGGGTTCGTGCATCTTTACCTGCACAAACTCCTGCTCGTATGGTGCCTACTAACATAGTCACCAGTGGAAGCTTTGTGCACTGCAGGCTAAAACCTCTGCACTCGGTTATACTGGGgtattttgcagcatttctatACCCTGGGctattttgcagcatttctatTCCAAACATGAACTAAACAAAATCCAGCCTGAAAGACTCCTCTGAAAACACTACTGAAGGACAAGGGTCACCCCCCCGAAACTCAGTTCACTCACCTCTCAGGCTTGATGCCTAGtctctctcccctgtccatGTTCAGCGTGCCTGCCCCTTGGCCATATCCGTAACCTTTCGGGCCGTACTTTTTTCCATAGCAAGATTTGCAGTAAACTTCAGCATCGTGAATCGCTACAGTTGTGCTGTCCAAGTTTTTCCGGCAGaccactgaaaggaaaaaaaaaaaagttaaattgcCTTAAGGGACCGTTTCCATCAGCACATGTAGTAAGCCAAAAATCAAGTGAGAAGTGATGTTATGGGTTTCCTTGCCCACAATTCTCTCTATTAGGCTGTGGGACAGCCAGAGATTAGAGGGAGCAGGTTGTTGTTTGAATTAGTGAATTATGCTTAGCCCTATAAAGGCTTTGTTCCCTCCCAC
This sequence is a window from Balearica regulorum gibbericeps isolate bBalReg1 chromosome 1, bBalReg1.pri, whole genome shotgun sequence. Protein-coding genes within it:
- the CSRP2 gene encoding cysteine and glycine-rich protein 2 is translated as MPNWGGGNKCGACGRTVYHAEEVQCDGRSFHRCCFLCMVCRKNLDSTTVAIHDAEVYCKSCYGKKYGPKGYGYGQGAGTLNMDRGERLGIKPESTPSPHRPTTNPNTSKFAQKFGGAEKCSRCGDSVYAAEKVIGAGKPWHKNCFRCAKCGKSLESTTLTEKEGEIYCKGCYAKNFGPKGFGYGQGAGALVHAQ